In the Malaclemys terrapin pileata isolate rMalTer1 chromosome 3, rMalTer1.hap1, whole genome shotgun sequence genome, TAATTCCTTTTCAGTGATGCTAACATCATTGCCACACTAACTCTTGGCACTAGGTTCCATAGGTTAATTATGCATTGTGCTTAATACATATAATATATGTAATTATCTGTTTTAGTTTGTTTCCTTTCAATGTTATTGGATATTGCCTTGTTCCTGTATTGTGTGAAAAGATAAATAAGAAAACTCTATTGACCTTCTCTGTGCCTTTCATTCTTATTTATGTAGCTCTATAATGTCCCCTTATTCCTCTCCTTTCTACTCTTTTTCAGTTTCACCTCATTTGGAACTTATGTCATTTGTTATTTACTGCAGGGcattctgtatttattttattattgttcctattatttatattactttagtgcctagaagccccaaccacgatcagggtcccattgtgctaggtcctATACATGCATGTAGTAAGAGACTGGCCCTTCTTTGAAGATCTTAGTCTAAAAAGAGAAGATGTACAAAAGGTCTGAGTGGACATGGAGAGCTGCTGTGACCTGCCACGGTCAAATAGCACGTCAGTAGAAGAGCCAGGACGGAATCCAAGTCCCTTAGAGTCCCATCCACTGCTTTATCCACAGGGTCACCCTGTCCTTCTAGAgacaactctagatttagtcctgagtggagcgcaggagctggtccaagaagtaactataacaggaccgcttggaaatagtgaccataatacaatagcattcaacatccctgtggtgggaagaacatctcaacagcccaacactgtggcatttaatttcaaaagggggaactatgcaaaaatgagggggttaaacagaaattaaaaggtacagtgactaaagtgtcaagtatcagggggtagctgtgttagtctgtatctacaaaaacaacaaggagtctggtggcaccttaaagactaacagatatatttgggcataagcttttgtgggtaaaaacctcactccttcggatgcatagagtgaaagttaatccctgcaagctgcatgggtgctttttaaagacactataatagaggcccaacGTCAATGTATACCCTAAATTAAGAAAcatagtaaaagaactaaaaaagaaccaccatggcttaacaaccatgtaaaaaaagcagtgagagataaaaatatttcctttaaaaagtggaagtcaaatcctagtgaggcaaatagaaaggagcataaaggctgccaaattaagtgcaagaatgtaataagaaaagccaaagaggagtttgaagaacggctagctaAAAACTCCAAcgataataacaaaatgttttgtaagtacatcagaagcaggaagcctgctaaacaaccagtgaggtCCCTAGATGATCGAGATACGAAAGGAGCatttaaagacgataaagtcattgcggaaaaactaaatggattctttgcttcagtcttcacggctgaggatgttagggagattcccaaacctgagcttttgtaggtgacaaatctgaggaactgtcacaggttaaaaagtgtcactagaggtggttttggaattaattgataaacttaacattaaacaagtcaccgggaccagatggcattcacccacgagTTCCGacagaactcaaatgtgaagttgcagaactattaactaaggtttgtaacctatcctttaaatcggcttctgtacccaatgactggaagttagctaatgtaacgccaatatttaaaaagggctctagaggtgataccggcaattacagaccggtaaatcTAACatcggtactgggcaaattagtcgaaacaatagttaagaataaaattgtcagacacatagaaaaacaaacttttgagCAATAGcatggcttctgtaaagggaaatcatgtcttactaatctattagagctctttgaagaggtcaacaaacgtggacaagggggatccagtggacatagtgtacttagatttccagaaagcttttgacaaggtccctcaccaaagactcttacgtaaattaagctgtcatgggataaaagggaaggtcctttcatggattgagaagtggttaaaagaccgggaatcaaaggataggaattaatggtaaattctcagaatggagaggggtaactagtggtgttccacaagggtcagtcctcggaccagtcctattcaacttatttataaatgatctggagaaaggggtaaacaatgtggtggcaaagtttgcagatgatactaaactgctcaaaatagttaagaccaaagcagactgtgacgaacttcaaaaagatctcacaaaaccaagtgattgggcaacaaaatggcaaatgaaatttaatgtggataaatgtaaagtaatgcacattggaaaaaataaccccagctatacatacaatatgatgggggctaatttagctacaacgagtcaggaaaaagatcttggagtcatcgtggatagttctctgaagatgtccgcgcagagtgcagaggcggtcaaaaaagcaaacaggatgttagggatcatttaaaaaaggaatagagaataagactgagaatatattattgcccttatataaatcgatggtacgcccatatctcgaatactgcgtacagatgtggtctcctcatctcaaaaaagatatactggcactagaaaaggttcagaaaagggcaactaaaatgattaggggtttggaactggtcccatatgaggagagattaaagaggctaggacttttcagcttggaaaagaggagactaagggggggatatgatagaggtatataaaatcatgagtgatgtggagaaagtggttaaggaaaagttatttacttattcccataatacaagaactaggggtcaccaaatgaaattaataggcagcaggtttaaaacaaatacaaggaagttcttcttcacgcagcacacagtcaacttgtggaactccttacctgaggaggttgtgaaggctaggactataacagcatttaaaagagaactggataaattcatggtggttaagtctattaatggctattagccaggatgggtaagtaatggtgtccctagcttctgtttgtcagaggatggagatggatggcaggagagagatcaattgatcattgcctgttaagtccactccctctggggcacctggcattggccactgttggtagacaggatactgggctagatggacctttggtctgacccggtacggccattcttatgttctcttctctctctccaagCCTGTAACTCtttgtgttgcccttctctttcTGCTGTATTCTTTTGGAAGCAGGATTTGCAGAAAACTTTGAATGTAGTTTTCAAGCTGTGGGCATAACGTTGTTTGTATTATGGAATTATATGTTTGTTCAGTGTTATTCTTTGGTGTTTATCAGCCTAAACTCcttgttggatttttttcccccactgacaCTGTACTTTGAGCACAAGTTTTCATTGAACTGTCCAAAGTGAGGTCCAGATATTTTTCCTGTGTGGGTACTGTTAGTGTAGAGCCCATCAATGTTTgagtaattaaaatatttcttcagtCTGGATTATCTTGCATTTGTTGCCATTAAATTCCATGTACAACTTTTTTGCTCGATCACTTAGGTTTTTTAAAGTCCTTCCGAAGTTCCTCATAATCCACTGTACTCTTGACCCacctaaatacacctctaccccgatataacgctgtcctcgggagccaaaaaatcttaccgcgttataggtgaaaccgcattatattgaacttgctttgatccgccagagcgcgcagcccctctcccctggagcgctgctttatcatgttatatccgaatttgtgttatatcgggtcgcattatattggggtagaggtgtaatttttccacttcactgttcaccctcacttccagataattaataaacattttaGGAAATACTGATCCTAATAGAAATCCTAGTCACCCCCACTGTTATAACCTCTTTCCATATTGACTATAAagtccttagggtgaccagatgtcctgattttatagggacagtcttgatattttgggctttgtcttatataggcgcctattacctctCCCCctacccgtcccgatttttcacatttgctgtctggtcaccctaggaggccTGGTCTACCCACAAAACTTGTACTGTTTTAACGATACCACAGCCCccatagtgtggacacagtttatactggtataaaaggtGTTTCTACCAGTATAGTTATTTGTATAGGGGAAGGGGAATAAGATCTACCAATCAGTATATCTGCATCTACTCCAGGagctgtaccagtataactattgggataaaaaaaaccaaaattgtTAAACCAGTACCAAAGCGTTGTGTAGAGCAGTCCTAAGCTTTTTTTAATAATCTAATGTGTGAGACTTCAAACAGAAAATGTGGGTTCAGACAGGTTGAGGAGATGCTGTTTACAGAAACCATACTAGTTTCTTATCATATATTCCTCATCCAATTGTTCTATAGCTCTGTATTAAATACGTTTGCCTAGTTTTGCAGAGAGGCTCACAGTTTTGTAACTCCCAGAATCAATTCTTGTGCTTTTTTAAAGATTAGTACAGCATTGGCTGATCTCCTGTTCTCTGATGTAGTAACTGATTTTAATGAGAAATTACATATTTTTACTGCTCAGCCACTTCATCCTTAAAGTTGAGTATACTTTAATACTAGTGTAGTACCAATTTTCAATCTGATCCCTCTTATAAATATGTTTTTACTTCATTGTAGTACTTTCAATATTACTTAGCTACTCAACTACAATTTTGAACAAATTCCTGTGTGTTACTCAGGGTTAAATCAAAAATAGACTCTAGTGTGCTTTAGAACTAGCTGTTTCAAGAAACTGAGTAGAATTTGATCCCTTATTTTgaaaattcacctcatacaatccAGTATTCCTTGTTGTTCAGAATGAAAATTTTTAGCCTTGTCTCTACTCATGGTTAAGTAATTTAATCCGATTAATTTTGTCTAGGATGATTCTTATGTACAGTAGGAAGTTACTGTTTCATTTTACTTTTagaacttttttgttgttgcttataTATGAGGATTGAGGCTACATTAGTCCAACATAATTTCCAttatgcaaacacagaacaagtccctgctccaaagaacttactTTTTATACTATAAAAATAACAGAATAAAATAGGAAACACGTAACACAAGGATTACAGATGAACTGTTGCAAGAACTGTAGTGCACTGGCAGTAACTACGCTGCTCATTCATCATTTGAATTTACCCCCAAACTTACTTCCTCAGAATTCACCTCAACCGGCTAAGACTTGTTAAAATGCAACTTGCCTTTGGCTATCCTagagttttaaaacatgttaactAACACGTTCAAATGTTACTCATTGTACCCTAGTCTACACAAGCCCTAATACAATATGAAACATATGATGAAGGGTGAGCAAGACctgtaatatataaatataaataaataatgacttTCCTCAACTGCCCCTCAGCCTAGCTGTTAAATGTTGGCTAATTTCTTCTATATATTATGGCAGAATTGTGTTTTTTAGGAGAGTGTGGAAGAGAGGTTATTAGCTTCACGGATTAATTCCAGGAGTGTGTTCCAACATAGGAAGTGGCatggaaaaaagtacagagatgTTTGAGAGAAGAGCAGTCAAGCAGATGGCTGAAGCTGGTATCATTGGCAGAGCAGCAGGGGCATGTATATGTGATGCAATAAGAGGCAAGTGGATAAGTGTGAAAGGGCAGActtgtgaagggccttgaaggtAAAAGACAAGACCCTACGGTTGAAATTTCACCCTTGAATTTGAGTAATTGTAATGTTATTTCACAGCTCTGTATCTGCTAGTTATTTTCAAGCCATTAATGTATCTTTTTATGTTATGCCAAATGCTGATTCCTGACACCCACGCTGCTAGTTTAGGAATGGTAAGAATGTACACTTGAGGGGGAAAAATTAGAAAATGCAAACCTGTGTTCACTATCTGTAtctaatattttgcttttttttaataggtGGATGTGTCAGTAGTGCACTTTACCCCTTTGGTGCAACCAAAGATACAGCAACCCTTTAAGCTGGTGGAAAAGGTCGTTAAAAGTGTTTTTCAGTTCAGAAGAAAATACTGCTGTCGGGGAGTGGAGTAAGTAAATTCTTTAACCAGAATTCTCTTTAGAACACTATTATTGTTGATGCCTACTAAATCCATCAAGAATAATGGAGCCTTCGTTACATATTCGGTTCATCACATCCAGCTCTCCTCAAAACACTGACTGAAGACAAAAGCAATTCTAATATAATTTACATAGAAGTTTACTCTGGCTGCACACTTGCTCCATAATTAAGCCCTAATGCTTTTTTATTTGCACAATACAGAATTTAAGCCTCTGGCATTACCAGGTTAAATTTGTAAGCTTTTGAATAgttcatttttaaacttttttttaatcttctgaaTACAGATTTGTGAAGAAAAAGACTAAAATATATTAAGTAACTGACCCAGATACTGACAAAATATGTTCTGGACAAGAGCCTGTGTGGGTTGTGTCCAAAAGAAAAGTTCTGAACTGAAGATAAAttgattaaattatatttttactaGCCAGGAACAGGGGAAGAATTATTACTCAGATGGAGGTAGTGAGATCATCACCTCCACTCTGGGCCCTTTACACTGGGTAAAAAGGCTGCAGTGGTATAAAGACATTCTAAAAGCCCTATTGTAAAAGCTCAGGGAGAATGGTCCAGTGCAGAAACTGAGGAAGACAGTTGTATGCTATCGTCTGAGGACGGGCTCAGACACTAGCACTGGGGGCATACCCACGTCAGGGTCACAGAATGCAAAGCTGCAGAGACTCTGGGGAGAGCTGCTGCTCACAGGAAGCTGGGCCTGTGCTTCTGTAACGTTAGCCAGCTCTGTTGGGTTGTCTAATTATGCTGGGGATCACTTAGGTCTGTTGAGCAGCCTAGAATTGCATCTGACTCTGGGTTGCCAGCTCTGTGCTGCAGCACAGTATCTCACCATAGCAGGTGAGCTACATTTATTCTCTGGGGGGCCGGCAGTTGATCTAAACCCGCAATGCCAGTTTGTCCGTGCTAGTGACTGAATACATACCTTTGAGAGGTGGTAAGTGAACAGGATGAGCTAGTGTGTGACACACACTTTAGTTCAGAAACAACTACTAAGGAGCAGAAAATACAAACATTGCTGTATTTGTATTTTCAGAAGATTAAAAAGATCACCAGTTATTGTTTAATCTCAAATTTCTGATACTGTTTAAAGTTCtttgtaaggggaaaaaaaaatctgcatttttttgcatGTCTCGTATCCAGTAGCAGCTTAATGTGCCTTAGTACTGTGCCTAGCATGTAATTAAGGATCACAATCCTCTTATTGTTTAGCTGGTCAAAAGAAATTAGCAAATTCTAGATGCTAACTCAGGAGTCCTTATAATATGATGATTTAGATACAGTTATATGAAAGCAAGGTGGTAGGCTGAATGAGTAGTGTATCTATAACATGGAAAACACATGGCATGTAAAGGAATTGATACATTTACAGTTTAAGTAAAGTTGCTAATGAAGTACAGTTTGAGTTACAGTACAAGTCTGTCTCATTTTAGAGCATTATAGATGTTCAAATTATCTAATGTGACCACCCCAAGATGCAGTGTTTTCCACAACCAGTGCATTCTCCCCTTTGAATTACAAAATAATTTGAGATTTGAAATGTTCAGCCTCTATGGCCTATTCATCCTTGGCTTCTCTACTGAACTTGCTAGACAGTAAGGGTGACTTCTTTTTACTAAGGTTACCAAAAGTCATCAAGATGGTAAGTACTATCACAAAATTTTGACCTGATCCAAATAACCAATTCTTGTCCTCTCCttcctaaatatttaaatattacagATAATTTAAAATGGAGCTAAAATACATACATCTATGTTGAAGTCACATTTACTCCAGAATTAAACTGGCAGTCTCCCACTAAATTTGTTTAATTTGCCAACTCATGTTTAGATGTtaagaaaataattgaaaatttAAGAAGATCTATTTCTTTTCAGCAAACTAAGTATTCGAGTTGGGGATATGCTTATGGTGAACTAAATCTTTAAGAAAAGCACACAGACAGGGATGaagacacattttttttctttaaaaaaaattatttgaatgtCTTCGTCTTTGTTCCCTTTTAGAATCCTGTTTCCAGAAGCTGAACGCTTGGAAAAAAGTGAACAGATGCTGATGTTGGCAGATGTGGATCCAACTCTGCGTCCAGCTCAGCTctccattttacattttaaaaacctgtgtGATGCATACAGGAAAATGTGTGATGAAGACACAAACCTTTTCAGTTACAACTACAGGGAAGAACTGAAGCAGAAGAAGAGAATTAGAAAAAAAGGACACTTGGAGCAGTCTGAACAGGAAGACCAGCTCTAACATGTCAGgcacacttttttctttttagatgcacaatctatAATTGTTTTTGTAAAAGGAGACTGTTTTCAAAAATTACACACCGATATACACTTTGTTGAAATACTGGAGGAAGAGGGGCGGTTCCTATCTTCCTTATTTATTCCATTCTGCTATACAGAAAGAGGATGCACTGAATATGGGATCCTTAACCTGCTAAGGTTTGGTGTATTCTCCACTCTGTTTttcaggtcctgattcagcaaggtaaaGTTAGACACATGCTTCAGAACCTTCGTAAATGGGGGCCtctctgaaatgaatgggagttttgtatgAGTGAGAGGTGCATTAGTGAGTCCTTAAAGTAAAATTTTACTTACTATTCCAGCATAACAAACTTTATGTGATAGTGTTTTTCATTTCACTCTCCTTATCCTAGAACACTCTACTGGGCAGAAATCTTATATTAATGCACTCAAGCAAATAGCCTCACGAAGGATAAAGTGCACAGAAGGCCTGCTAATACTCTTATTTATCCCAAACAAAAGAACTCAGTCTTGAAAGCTCCAGTAGGCGGAAGCTGTGAATAAAGCAAGAAACTAGACATAATGCTCATTTTCCTTTTACTGTACAAGTtggtagagaaaataaaaatacaatcaaATAAAAGATTACAGTACAagctttgtttatatttacatatatataaagTTAACAGCATCTTGCAACTTACAAAAATGACTCCTACACTCTCTTGTGCACTAAAACACCTTA is a window encoding:
- the TFB1M gene encoding dimethyladenosine transferase 1, mitochondrial isoform X2; amino-acid sequence: MLSEAAPGKVHIVHGDILTYKMERAFPKHLQKKWEDDPPNVHIIGNLPFSVSTPLIIRWLENVSNRDGPFVYGRTRMTLTFQKEVAERLAATTGSRQRSRLSIMSQYLCTVQNCFTIPGRAFVPKPEVDVSVVHFTPLVQPKIQQPFKLVEKVVKSVFQFRRKYCCRGVEILFPEAERLEKSEQMLMLADVDPTLRPAQLSILHFKNLCDAYRKMCDEDTNLFSYNYREELKQKKRIRKKGHLEQSEQEDQL